GCACATAAGTTTCTAGCTTAGACCCGCTACCAACTTCACCACGAATACTTACTGTTACCGTGTAATCTTTAGTTGTTATTCCATCTTCTGCTGTTACTGTAAAAGTTTTAGCTTCACCATCTACAAAAGTAACTTCTTCTCCAGAAACTGGTGAAACTGTAGCATTTTCTGAAACAGAAATTGTTGGAACTACAGCAGTTAAACCTGTACCGAATGGTACAGTAACGTCAATATTTGTTCCTAAATCGTAGTTAATATCTTCTGCGTTTACTCCTTCAATAGTTATTGAGAAATCGGTAATAGTTGCTAAAGATGATAATGCAGGTGAATCGTCACTGCTTGAACATGATACGGTAGATATAGCTACAGCTATAAATACACTAAGGATAGAAAAAATTTTCTTCATAATTTAAAATATTTAATAGGGATTGATTTTATCTTTTAATTTCAATTATAGCTCATAAGATAACAACAAGCTATAACGGTTTGTTATTTATAAATTAGGGTTATTAATAATAGCATCGTTCGGGAAAGGGATAACATATCTATCATCGTTTTGTTCTAAAACATAAGTTATACCATCAAATTCTTTTGTTAATTCTGGTTGAGTTGTTCGTCGTAAATCATTCCATCTTTGTCCTTCAATAGCAAATTCTCTTCGACGTTCTTGTTGTATTTCTTCTTTTAAATCGACAAGACTTAAAGCATTCACATATGTTTTGTAAATATCCCAACCTGAAGCTGTATATCTGTTTTCGGTAAACGCAATTAATGTTTCTTTAGCTAAATCAATATTATTCAACTCTGCTAAACACTCCGCAATAGTGAGGTACAATTCCGCTGTTCTGTACGATACTTTAAACTTAGTTTCCGCGCTTTTTTTAGAGCTAAAGCTACCATCTGTGTTTTTATTGAAGTATAAAGAAAAACGCAAATCGTCCGTTTGATTATACGCCGTAATTAAACTATTAGAAATAGTGGTATTATTAACCATATCAAAAGATGCTATGGTTTCTAAAGCCAAAATAGATTCTACAGCATTATATTCTGAAGGCATAATAGATACATTAGAATTCAAATTTTGAAGTTCTGCATTAATAGCCAAAGCTTCATTTGCTAAATCAATAGCATTTTGCCATTCATGTTGATATAAATAAACTCGAGATTTAAATGCTTTTACCGCTACTGTAGAAAATCTATAATTATATCCTAAATCTTGTTTCTCAATATTTAACAGCGCTTCTGCCTTATCTAGATCGTCTAAAATTAAGGTATAAACCTCTTCAACTGTTTTTACAGGGTAATCTTTTTCGGCATCATATTCTGTAGTAATTGGCACACCTGCATCTGTAATTGCTGTTGCTTTACTGTAAGTTTTACCATACAAGTTAACCAACTCGAAATACTGCATCGCTCTTAAAGCATAAGCTTCACCTACCAATTGCTCTATGTCCGACGGGATGCCTTCCATAGTGCTTTCACTATTTATAACATGATTGGTATAGAATATGGTATTATACAAACTTGCATAAGGGAAAACTCGTGTTAACGGACTAGGATTTACATCGTTCCATATAAATACATCTTCGTACTGCTCTACACCTAATGCGCTGGTGTTTAAAGCCAACTCATCTGTTCTAAAAGTTGTTAAAACCTTGTAATCTTTTGCTATATCGTAAGCCGAAGTTAAAAAGCTTCTATACTCTTCTGCCGATTTAGGTATTACCTGCCCAACGGGCTCAATATCTAAATAATCATCACAGCTGATAAAACCTAAAGCTATGAAGGTGATATATATTATTTTTTTCATAAATGCTTTTTTAAAATGAAAGATTAAATCCAACAGATACTATTTTAGGAATAGGCTGCGCATATAAACTTCCATAAGTTTCAGGATCAAAAAAACCATTGTAATCTGTTCCTAAAACAAATAGATTACGTCCTTCTATATTAAAATTAAAACTTGATAAGCTAAATTTTTCTAGTTTACTTTTTGGGATAGCATAACTCAGCTTAATGCTGCTCACACGGATATAAGAGATATCTTTCACCCAAATATCTAAATCGTTATACGTTTTTCCGTCATCGGAAGAATTAAACCAAGTATAAACCAAATCGGTATCAAAACCAGGTGAAGTAAGCCCAATTAATGCAGGATAACTACCTGTGCCGGCTTTTAAAATATCTGTGTTGTAATTATTTCCGGGTTGTGCCAAAGCGGGGTTATAACTGGATGTCGTTTTAACCGTTTGCTTGATATTAAAATTGGTTAAAACTCTTAAATCAAATTGTTTATATTTAAAACTATTTCTAAACCCTCCACTAAACTTAGGCGTGCCATCACCTACATAAGTGTATAAATCTCGATGTTCTTCTCTTGTTAATTGACTACCATCTGTGCCTTCTTCTAGATTATAAAAATCTACTGCTGAAACTTTTACACCATCTTTCCAAAATAAAGGCAAGCCATTATTATCCAATCCTGCTGTTTTAATAGCGAAAATGGCATTTACACTATAGCCTTTTAAAGATGGTTTAAAATCTTCTTCTCTATTCTCGATAGCATCTACTATACTTTTATTATGCGAAATATTAAGTCCACTTGTCCATTTAAAATTAGGGGTATCGATATTAGTAGTACTTATCGACAATTCAAATCCTTTATTGCTAACTGTAGCCCAATTGGTATTAATAAAATTATAACCACTCTCTAAAGGCACAGATCTTAACCCTATTAAGTCTGTACTTTTTCTAGCATAATAATCTCCAGAGATATAAATTTTATTATTTAACAATCCTAAATCCAAACCAATATTAGACGATACCGTTTTCTCCCATCTTAAATTACCATTAGGCGCACTTAATGCTCTAATAATTTCTTCGCTTACTCCAGGTAAAACCGATGTTGTATAATACTCACCAATAACAAAAGGTGAAGTCGATTTATCAATATTTCCTTGTACACCGTATGATGCTCTTATTTTCAAATCGCTTATAGCATCAACATCATACATAAAATCTTCTTTAAACACATTCCAAGATCCCGCAAAAGACCAAATAGGAAGATATCTATACTTAGGATTTACTCCAAACAGGTTAGACCCATCATACCTTAAACTTCCAAAAACGGTATATTTTTTATCATAGGTATAAGACGCCGTTCCAAAAAACGAAGCATATGCGTTTTCATTATACGTTTTACCGTATGCATCAAACAAAGAGTTCGTTAAAGCAAGTTCGTTTGTAATAGCTGTGGTGGTTAATGTATTAGAATTAAAACCAAATCCTTTGGTGTGAATTTCGGTTCTTTTATTTCTACGAAATTCTGTTCCCAACATCACATCCAGTTCGTGAATAGTATTAAACGATGTATTGTAATTGGCTGTAGTTTTCCAGTTATACTGAAATCCATCTGCATTCCAGTTTTGAATAATACCGCCTTTAGGCATATAGTATAATGTTTCTCCAGCAGATGTATATTGAGACCTTTGCTCATACTTACGTGTATAGTAACTTTCTTCATCACTATATTTCTCGGTCTTATCGAAATCTAATTGTAAGCCTAGTTGTGTATTAAAATGAATCTCCTTATTCAATTTATACCCAATGTCAAAAATGGCTTTTAAAGAACTTGCAACTAACTCGTAATTGGTATTTTCTCGCTCTTCTAAAACATTATAATCTAGATTTAAATCCGATCGCTCTACCAAATCGGGATCGTAAACATAATTGCCATCGGCATCTTTTAATAATAAATACGGATTAGCATTTCTTGAATAAAAAGAGGGGTTTGTATAAGCATCAGCACCTGTAATATAAGACGATGTTGTGTTTTGGCTCCCAAATAAAGCAACACCTACTTTAAGTTTATCGTTAACATTAAAATTATCTTTTAAAGTAATATTATAACGCTTTTGTCCTGTTCCTTTTGTAGCTCCTTTTTCATCAAATATACCTGTTGAAAAATAATAGTTATTATTTTCATTTCCTCCAGAGATACTCACAACATACTGCTGGTTTACAGCCATTTGATAAATCTCGTCTCCCCAATTTGTATTAGTATTTTTTAGATTGTTAATCTCGTTTTGAGCATCCAAAGAAATACTAGCAAAACCATTATCTTTAAAATTATTATACTCACCATAGTTATTTAAAATTCGAGCAACCCCTCCTCTATCTTGCTGATACTTTAAATCGGATCGACTCGCCAAAAACAATTCAAAATCTACTTTTTCAGAAGAATTCATTAAATTCAACTTACTGAAATCTGGCTTTTGCGTTACAAACACATTCGCATTAACATTAATACGCATAGCTCCTTTTTTACCATTTTTACTGGTAATTACAATAACACCATTTGCTGCTCTAGCTCCGTAAATTGACGTTGCAGAAGCATCTTTTAAAACCGTAATACTTTCAATATCTTCAGGGTTTAAACCTGCTATTGGGTAAGACTGTAAATTATCTATATTATCCTTATCTCTAAAATCTTGAGGAATATCATTCCCTTCTAAAGGAATACCATCTAATACCCATAATGGATCTGAAGATCCATTTAAAGTTGCTGTTCCTCGAATAGAAATTTTTGAAGGCGCACCAGGTGCCCCACTAGTAGGCTGCACTACCACACCAGAAAGTTGACCAACTAACATTTGATCTACACTAGAAACTCCTGCTTGGTTAATATCCGTCATTTCTACTTTAGCATAAGCAGAAGTTATTTTTCGTTTTTCAATTTTTTGGTAGCCTGTAAGTACTATTTCTTGTAGATTCTCTGGACTTTCTTTTAAAACTACAGACAACTTTTTAGTTACAGACGAGATATCTATTTTTTCCGTTTCATACCCCATGTAAGACACTAAAATAAATTTAGCATCTGCGCCCACTCTTAGAGAAAACGCCCCATCAAAATCGGTAGTAGTCCCTAACATAGAACCTTGAATAACGCCTTCTGTGTTTGTTTCGTTACCAATAATTGCCGAAGACACATATACAGATGCTCCAACTATTGGCATTTGCAACGCAGCATCTATTACCGTTCCTTCGATTACTTTACCTTGCTGAGCAATTAGTAAACTTGGAATAAAAATTAATAGGTATATTAATTTTTTCATGATTTAGTTTTTCAAATTATATTCAATCCTTGCTATTAAGTCTCTGTAATGTGCCTTGGTAGCTCGGTCTCCTCTATTTTCTTTTTTCTTTAAAAGCTTCAACACTTTTTCTAGCGCAGCTCTTTTACTAGTACCTATATCTGCAACTCTTGGCAAATATGAAAAATGTATATTCTTAAAATTATTATCTTCTTCGGAAATTGTTTTTTCTTTTGTTTTTTCTAATAATTTATTTCGATCTACCGTTAAAACATCGATGTAGTTTTTTTGAGTAATACGATCGAACATATCTAAAGATTTACCCTTTTGCGTATTTGCAAAAATGGCATCGAACAACCTATCGAAAACATACTGTTCCGTAAAAGGCTCACTATCTTTATCGACTAATACTTCATTTTCGGTAATACGCATTAACCTATCCGTTTTTATTAAAGCATAAATGGCATTGGTTTGGTGAATACGCAACATAGATACTGGCGAATAATAGCGTTCGCCATCTGGAGCATCTCTAACGGCAAAAACTTTATTAATAATCTCTGGCGTAAACAACCATTTCTGGGGTAAAACGGCATTATCAATAATATATTTTAAAGCTTCCTTTTGCATTTTTGCAGGTACGGGCTCAAAGGTGTTTTTGCCATCGCCATAAACGGTATTATTAACATAAACGCCACCAATATTTGCCATAACATGACCATTATAGGTGCCCCATTGATCTATAACTGCTTTGTATAGTTTTGATGCTTTATAATAATCTTTACCTTCTTCTTCCGTCCAATCTAAAATATTAGGCAGTATTCTCTTTAAGTTTTTAAGTCCGTACTCACTAGCTTTAACGGCATTATCTCCCAAATCTTCACTTTGCGATCGTGGATCTACCACCTCAGCTTGTTGTGCGCCATAAAAATATAACGGATCGTTTTCATGTTTACGAATCCATTGATTTAATAAGGGTATTTCTTGATGTGCTGTTGTGTTTTCAATCCATCTATATCCCCAATCGATAGCATATTTATCATACACCCCAATTTTAGGTGTAATATCAGTAACGTTATCTTCTGGTTGCGCTACATAATTAAAACGCGCATAATCCATAATTGAAGGTGCTGTACCGCCCATTTTAGAGGTAAACGTTTTAGAACGTAACGAATCTACAGGGTAGCTAAAAGATGCGCCCATATTATGCTTTAAACCAAACGTATGACCAACCTCGTGCGATGACACAAAACGAATAGCCTCGCCCATATGCTCATTAGAAAATGTATTCGCTCTTGCTTTAGGATCTATTGGCCCTGTTTGTACACGAATCCAGGAATGCAAACCTTTCATTAGGTTATGCCACCAAATAATATCCGACTCTAATATTTCACCACTTCGTGGATCGACTACAGAAGGCCCCATAGCGTTTTGCTTCTCGGAGGCAGCGTATGTAATTACCGAATATCTCACATCGTCGGCATCAAAATTTTTATCTTCTTCCGAAGGAAACTTCACTTTTATTACATTTTTAAAACCAGCGGCTTCAAAAGCAACATTCCAATCGTAAACCCCTTGTTCTATATAAGGTCTCCATTGTTTTGGAGTTGCAGGATCTAAATAATAAACAATCTGTTTTTTGGGTTGCACCAATTCACCTTGCTTATATTTTTCTATATCTTCTTTTTTAGGTTCTAATCGCCATCTCGTAATCATACCTCTAGTTTCCACTTCTTGCTGCGCATCAGAAAAATAATCCATTGGCTTTGTAAAATATCCGATCCGTTTGTCTGAAAAACGAGGTTTCATTACATCCGTTGGTAATAAAACAATATTTGTGGTTACACCAATAGTTAAAGGTAAAGTTGGACTTCCACCTTCACTAACCGAAGTTGTTAATAGCGATTTTACAACAACGTTTTCTGGAAAAGATTTAATAGATTCTAAAATAGATAAGTTTGCCTTTACACTTCCTCCTAAACCAATATTAGTAAGCAAATCGCTAAAGCTCTTTTCTTTACCGTTAAATATTTTATTTACTTTTATAAATACAGAAGTAGAGTCGGTATTTTTTGTTTCAATTTTAAATTCTTCTATAATAGATTCTCCAAAATTATCTTTCACAGATAAGGTAATAGCATCGTTTTTTGGAGATTGCACTCTTGGGTTTACAGTTTTAACCCAAACCTTATTAAGCACGGTATCTCTATAAAAACGAACCAACTTGGTTTCAAAAGTCATCCCTTTATTTAAGCCATGCCCATTTAAAGCATAAGGCACGCTAGACACTTTATTTACAATTAGTAAATCTCGAGAAAGCAACGAGTCTGGTACTTCAAAATAATAATCTTCTTTAATAGAATATACATTAAACAAGCCTTTTTTAACATGGCCGTCTTTTAAAAACTTCTTGTAGGTTAGTTTTTTATCATCCGTAGAATCTATAGAATCGCTTTCTACTTGGTTTTCTTTGTCGTTTTTTTCTTTTTTGTCTTGAGCATAACCAGAAAAACTGGAAGCTAACAAAACAAAAAGTATTAAAACTTTACCCAATAACTCACCTTTAAAAGAAGAGAACCTCATAATTGATTTTATTAAGAAACCAAATTTGCACGAAATTAACAGGTTAACAAAACAGAATGGAGTGAACTCATTAAACAAGGGAGTGAAATACTATTTTGAACTGATATACGGTAATACACACACAAATTCGCCATTAATAACCTCAGTTTTAAAGGTCGAAATTTGATAGTATTGATACGTATTTCCTAAATAATTAAGCCCAATGTGGTGACTATCTTTAGCTTTATGCTTTCTTGGTGTAAAGTTGTTTTTAACGGTAATAAAATCGCTATTAATAATAACATCTATGATTAAGGGTTTTTGTTTCGTTATTTCGTTATGCTTTATCGCATTTTCCACCAAGGTTTCTAAAGATAAAAATGGAATTTTCCGAAGTAAAACTTTATCATCACAATTATTTATAATAGATACTTTTAAACTTTTATTAAATCTAATTTCTTGTAAAAACACATATTGCTCTAAAAATGTAAGTTCGTTTTTTAAGGAAATTAAATTCCCATCCCTTTCATCTAAAAGATACCTATACACATCGGCAAGTTTTAAAACAAATTGCTGAGAGAGCTCGGGATTTAAATCTATTAAAACATGTAAAGAATTTAAACTGTTGAATAAAAAATGTGGATTTATCTTTTTCTTTAATTGATTTAATTGCAGCACCGCATTTTCTTTTTGATACTTTTCGTTAACGTTTATTAGATGCTCTTTCTCTTCTAAAACTTTTAAATTTTCTAGATACTCCTTTTTCATTTGCAACCTAGAAGCTAACAAAAGCAGCATAAAGGTAGAAAATGCCAAAAAACTAATCCATGAAAAATACCGTTGTATATTTTTTGTAGTTTCTTTTAAGTGAATATCTATCGGAAAACTCACAATTACAATTAAAGGTGTATCGCCCGTTTTTATGGTATCGTAATAACGTAATACCTCTAATCCCAAAAACTCAGAAGTTGCTTTATCTTTTAGCGAGTTTACATTTTCTGGTACATAATAACCATTAATTTTTAAGGAACTTTTTAAAATGGTCTCAATGGAAATAGTATCGAAATACATATCTATTTTTTTGCCAATATATTTAGTATCGGGGTGCAAAATACAAACACCATCTTTATTGGTCACTACAGTGTAACCACCATCGCCTTTATAGGTTTCAGAGAAATATGTCCAAAACGCAATTAAATCCACATCGTAACCAAAATAGATTACCGTATCATCTGGCAACTTTTTGGCATAAATTTTTCGGTTTATTACCTTTTCATTTTTAGAGATAATAGTATCTATTAAAACAACCTGATTTACAAACCGAACATCTTTTAAAACAGCCTGTATCTCTTGAGCATACCCAGCATCCTTGTTATTAGAAAAATATGTTTCATCTACATTGTTTTCTAGAGCTAAAGAGACAAAACTGTTATGTATGCTATGGTGTTCTATCACCAAATCTCCAGTGAAAAGTAACTTCTCTCTCAGAAATTCAAAAGTATTATTTTCTGAATTTTGAATAATTTTTTGCGACTTTTTTAATCCGCTATTTAACTGATTAAATTCGAAGGCAACAATATTTTCTTTTGATTTTAAATTACCCTGAATAATATCTTGAATTAAATCTTCGGTAACCGAGGTTATTTTTGGAGTTATTAACGAACTACCTATAAAAAAAACAGCAATAAGTAAAATACTTATGTAGAGATACTGTTGATGTTTTTTTAAACGTGTCCAGAATTTGGATGACTGCATATTATTTATTTAACCACGCTTTAAAAGCATTAACATTTTTAGAACTAATAAAAATAAAATCTTTAATATTTGGAGAGGGCTCTAGTTCTATTTTTAATCTATTCTGACTGTATTTTACAATCGTTTTTATGGCGTTATGCCTAACTATAAATTTTCTGTTTATTTTAAAAAAATCTTTTTTTGATAATTTTAATTCTAGATTCAATATGGTATCATCATACAAATAACTTTCGCCTGTAGTTGTATATAAAAAAAGCGATTTATTTTCGGCCATAAAATAAGCAATCTCTTTATGAGTAATAGACAACAACTTGTCGCCTCTATAAACTAAAAAACGTTCCTGCTGGGTTTTACTATCTGTTGCCCCTTTTAAATGCGCCAATAAATGCTCTATTTGTCCATAATCTGCAGTTGGCGCTGCTGTGTAATCTACATACTTTCCAAGTGCCTTATCCAGTTTATGTTTGTCGTAAGGCTTTAACAAATAATCTATGGCAAAAAACTGAAAAGACTGTATAGCATACTTATCAAATGCTGTTGTAAAAATAATAGGTGTCGTAATTTTTAAGGTTTCGAAAATCTCAAAACTTTCACCATCACCTAAATGAATATCACTTAAAATTAAATCGCAACTATTGTTCTTAAACCACTCTATAGATTGCGCTACACTTTCTAAGCGTTTTTTAATAGTAAGTTTATGTTCACTTTTTAACAACAACTTCTCTAAAGATTCTGCTGCTAAATCTTCATCTTCAATAATAACAACCTCCATTATAATTGGTTTTATTCTATCATTTTTAAAACGCAAAAACACGTGCTACATGATAATGTTATAAACAGCTATCAACACGTTGTTTTGGGTATAAAAAAAATTAAATATATGGCAGAAGGTGCTCCGCCCTTATAGATACTAATTTAAAGATGCAAAGATAAGTCTAATCTTATTTTAAACTAACAATACGAAAACCTTTTTGTTTTTAGCGACTTACAAACTCGGCTTTTAGCTTTTTACCAGAAACTGCGCAATTGTTATTTTTTAAAGACAAAACTAATTAATCTAGGTAATCCATGTTCCGCTCCTTCATCAAACCATTCTTTTAATTCAACCAATTCCAAACCACTTTTTTTGGCTTCATTAATATATTCTGAAACGTGATGAATATAAACCTCTAGTTCCTTGGTACCTGCCTCGGTTTCGTATCTAGCTTTACTACCCGAGTATTGTTTAAAAGGATGTAATTCACTTATAAAAAACAGGCCGTTCTTTTTTAATTTTAAATATGCTTGATTGAAAATATAATCTAAATTCTCTATATGTTCTAGCGTTAAACTACAAGTGATAAGGTCGAAAAAATTATTATCGACGCCCCAATTTTGGATTAAGTCTGCTTTTTCGAAAGTAACCTTGCTGTCTACTATTTTCTCTTTTGCTTTGTTCAGCATTTCTTCTGAAAAATCTAAACCTATAATCTGCTGCGCATGCGTTAATAGCCATTCGGTATTTTTACCTGTGCCACACCCCAACTCTAGCACATTGCTAAACTTATATTCACTTAAGGTTTCAATGGTGCACTTTTTATCTAAATCTCGCGTGCGGTTTTCGTTGGTGTCGTATTGATTGGCCCAAATATCATAGGCTTGCTCTATGCTCATGCTGTGCTATTTATTAG
The window above is part of the Algibacter sp. L3A6 genome. Proteins encoded here:
- a CDS encoding RagB/SusD family nutrient uptake outer membrane protein; the protein is MKKIIYITFIALGFISCDDYLDIEPVGQVIPKSAEEYRSFLTSAYDIAKDYKVLTTFRTDELALNTSALGVEQYEDVFIWNDVNPSPLTRVFPYASLYNTIFYTNHVINSESTMEGIPSDIEQLVGEAYALRAMQYFELVNLYGKTYSKATAITDAGVPITTEYDAEKDYPVKTVEEVYTLILDDLDKAEALLNIEKQDLGYNYRFSTVAVKAFKSRVYLYQHEWQNAIDLANEALAINAELQNLNSNVSIMPSEYNAVESILALETIASFDMVNNTTISNSLITAYNQTDDLRFSLYFNKNTDGSFSSKKSAETKFKVSYRTAELYLTIAECLAELNNIDLAKETLIAFTENRYTASGWDIYKTYVNALSLVDLKEEIQQERRREFAIEGQRWNDLRRTTQPELTKEFDGITYVLEQNDDRYVIPFPNDAIINNPNL
- a CDS encoding SusC/RagA family TonB-linked outer membrane protein, coding for MKKLIYLLIFIPSLLIAQQGKVIEGTVIDAALQMPIVGASVYVSSAIIGNETNTEGVIQGSMLGTTTDFDGAFSLRVGADAKFILVSYMGYETEKIDISSVTKKLSVVLKESPENLQEIVLTGYQKIEKRKITSAYAKVEMTDINQAGVSSVDQMLVGQLSGVVVQPTSGAPGAPSKISIRGTATLNGSSDPLWVLDGIPLEGNDIPQDFRDKDNIDNLQSYPIAGLNPEDIESITVLKDASATSIYGARAANGVIVITSKNGKKGAMRINVNANVFVTQKPDFSKLNLMNSSEKVDFELFLASRSDLKYQQDRGGVARILNNYGEYNNFKDNGFASISLDAQNEINNLKNTNTNWGDEIYQMAVNQQYVVSISGGNENNNYYFSTGIFDEKGATKGTGQKRYNITLKDNFNVNDKLKVGVALFGSQNTTSSYITGADAYTNPSFYSRNANPYLLLKDADGNYVYDPDLVERSDLNLDYNVLEERENTNYELVASSLKAIFDIGYKLNKEIHFNTQLGLQLDFDKTEKYSDEESYYTRKYEQRSQYTSAGETLYYMPKGGIIQNWNADGFQYNWKTTANYNTSFNTIHELDVMLGTEFRRNKRTEIHTKGFGFNSNTLTTTAITNELALTNSLFDAYGKTYNENAYASFFGTASYTYDKKYTVFGSLRYDGSNLFGVNPKYRYLPIWSFAGSWNVFKEDFMYDVDAISDLKIRASYGVQGNIDKSTSPFVIGEYYTTSVLPGVSEEIIRALSAPNGNLRWEKTVSSNIGLDLGLLNNKIYISGDYYARKSTDLIGLRSVPLESGYNFINTNWATVSNKGFELSISTTNIDTPNFKWTSGLNISHNKSIVDAIENREEDFKPSLKGYSVNAIFAIKTAGLDNNGLPLFWKDGVKVSAVDFYNLEEGTDGSQLTREEHRDLYTYVGDGTPKFSGGFRNSFKYKQFDLRVLTNFNIKQTVKTTSSYNPALAQPGNNYNTDILKAGTGSYPALIGLTSPGFDTDLVYTWFNSSDDGKTYNDLDIWVKDISYIRVSSIKLSYAIPKSKLEKFSLSSFNFNIEGRNLFVLGTDYNGFFDPETYGSLYAQPIPKIVSVGFNLSF
- a CDS encoding zinc-dependent metalloprotease, with the protein product MRFSSFKGELLGKVLILFVLLASSFSGYAQDKKEKNDKENQVESDSIDSTDDKKLTYKKFLKDGHVKKGLFNVYSIKEDYYFEVPDSLLSRDLLIVNKVSSVPYALNGHGLNKGMTFETKLVRFYRDTVLNKVWVKTVNPRVQSPKNDAITLSVKDNFGESIIEEFKIETKNTDSTSVFIKVNKIFNGKEKSFSDLLTNIGLGGSVKANLSILESIKSFPENVVVKSLLTTSVSEGGSPTLPLTIGVTTNIVLLPTDVMKPRFSDKRIGYFTKPMDYFSDAQQEVETRGMITRWRLEPKKEDIEKYKQGELVQPKKQIVYYLDPATPKQWRPYIEQGVYDWNVAFEAAGFKNVIKVKFPSEEDKNFDADDVRYSVITYAASEKQNAMGPSVVDPRSGEILESDIIWWHNLMKGLHSWIRVQTGPIDPKARANTFSNEHMGEAIRFVSSHEVGHTFGLKHNMGASFSYPVDSLRSKTFTSKMGGTAPSIMDYARFNYVAQPEDNVTDITPKIGVYDKYAIDWGYRWIENTTAHQEIPLLNQWIRKHENDPLYFYGAQQAEVVDPRSQSEDLGDNAVKASEYGLKNLKRILPNILDWTEEEGKDYYKASKLYKAVIDQWGTYNGHVMANIGGVYVNNTVYGDGKNTFEPVPAKMQKEALKYIIDNAVLPQKWLFTPEIINKVFAVRDAPDGERYYSPVSMLRIHQTNAIYALIKTDRLMRITENEVLVDKDSEPFTEQYVFDRLFDAIFANTQKGKSLDMFDRITQKNYIDVLTVDRNKLLEKTKEKTISEEDNNFKNIHFSYLPRVADIGTSKRAALEKVLKLLKKKENRGDRATKAHYRDLIARIEYNLKN
- a CDS encoding sensor histidine kinase; the protein is MQSSKFWTRLKKHQQYLYISILLIAVFFIGSSLITPKITSVTEDLIQDIIQGNLKSKENIVAFEFNQLNSGLKKSQKIIQNSENNTFEFLREKLLFTGDLVIEHHSIHNSFVSLALENNVDETYFSNNKDAGYAQEIQAVLKDVRFVNQVVLIDTIISKNEKVINRKIYAKKLPDDTVIYFGYDVDLIAFWTYFSETYKGDGGYTVVTNKDGVCILHPDTKYIGKKIDMYFDTISIETILKSSLKINGYYVPENVNSLKDKATSEFLGLEVLRYYDTIKTGDTPLIVIVSFPIDIHLKETTKNIQRYFSWISFLAFSTFMLLLLASRLQMKKEYLENLKVLEEKEHLINVNEKYQKENAVLQLNQLKKKINPHFLFNSLNSLHVLIDLNPELSQQFVLKLADVYRYLLDERDGNLISLKNELTFLEQYVFLQEIRFNKSLKVSIINNCDDKVLLRKIPFLSLETLVENAIKHNEITKQKPLIIDVIINSDFITVKNNFTPRKHKAKDSHHIGLNYLGNTYQYYQISTFKTEVINGEFVCVLPYISSK
- a CDS encoding LytR/AlgR family response regulator transcription factor, whose protein sequence is MEVVIIEDEDLAAESLEKLLLKSEHKLTIKKRLESVAQSIEWFKNNSCDLILSDIHLGDGESFEIFETLKITTPIIFTTAFDKYAIQSFQFFAIDYLLKPYDKHKLDKALGKYVDYTAAPTADYGQIEHLLAHLKGATDSKTQQERFLVYRGDKLLSITHKEIAYFMAENKSLFLYTTTGESYLYDDTILNLELKLSKKDFFKINRKFIVRHNAIKTIVKYSQNRLKIELEPSPNIKDFIFISSKNVNAFKAWLNK
- a CDS encoding class I SAM-dependent DNA methyltransferase, which codes for MSIEQAYDIWANQYDTNENRTRDLDKKCTIETLSEYKFSNVLELGCGTGKNTEWLLTHAQQIIGLDFSEEMLNKAKEKIVDSKVTFEKADLIQNWGVDNNFFDLITCSLTLEHIENLDYIFNQAYLKLKKNGLFFISELHPFKQYSGSKARYETEAGTKELEVYIHHVSEYINEAKKSGLELVELKEWFDEGAEHGLPRLISFVFKK